From the genome of bacterium, one region includes:
- a CDS encoding radical SAM protein yields MGIADEKTFHAQREQGRLADAGAFPKVVLLDTCSYCNLRCSMCVHRAMTRPKGFMAWPLFTKLVDEIAAQRPDARVWMVFFGEALIRNRVAPTIFDMIAHAKGKGLADVVMNTNGALLNEAAARGLVRAGLDALYVGIDAATPQTYARVRVGADHATTVANVLRLLEIKRELGAARPAVFVQFVEMDDNRGEKEAFVDFWRRHDVTVKIRPKVSWAGQIEAPNLVLGNEERWPCHWAMQTMSVAHDGRVVTCPVDLDARFVAGDVTRETLTSVWNGKLRELRVLHLAHRFTDLPPVCRDCRDWQSARADYHVAAEKP; encoded by the coding sequence ATGGGGATCGCCGACGAGAAGACCTTCCACGCCCAGCGCGAACAGGGTCGCCTTGCCGACGCCGGCGCCTTCCCCAAGGTGGTCCTGCTCGACACCTGCTCCTACTGCAACCTGCGCTGCTCGATGTGCGTGCACCGCGCGATGACCCGCCCCAAGGGCTTCATGGCCTGGCCGCTCTTCACGAAGCTCGTCGACGAGATCGCCGCCCAGCGCCCGGACGCGCGCGTCTGGATGGTCTTCTTCGGCGAGGCGCTCATCCGCAACCGCGTGGCGCCGACGATCTTCGACATGATCGCCCACGCGAAGGGCAAGGGCCTCGCCGACGTCGTGATGAACACCAACGGCGCGCTGCTGAACGAGGCGGCGGCGCGCGGCCTCGTCCGCGCCGGGCTGGACGCGCTCTACGTCGGCATCGATGCGGCGACGCCGCAGACCTACGCGCGGGTGCGCGTCGGCGCGGACCACGCGACGACCGTCGCCAACGTGCTGCGCCTGCTGGAGATCAAGCGCGAGCTGGGCGCCGCGCGCCCCGCGGTCTTCGTGCAGTTCGTCGAGATGGACGACAACCGCGGCGAGAAGGAGGCCTTCGTCGACTTCTGGCGGCGGCACGACGTCACCGTGAAGATCCGCCCCAAGGTGAGCTGGGCCGGGCAGATCGAGGCGCCGAACCTCGTGCTCGGCAACGAGGAGCGCTGGCCCTGCCACTGGGCGATGCAGACGATGTCGGTCGCGCACGACGGGCGGGTCGTGACCTGCCCGGTGGACCTGGACGCCCGGTTCGTCGCCGGGGACGTCACGCGCGAGACGCTCACGTCGGTCTGGAACGGGAAGCTGCGCGAGCTGCGCGTGCTGCACCTGGCGCACCGCTTCACGGATCTGCCGCCGGTCTGCCGCGACTGCCGCGACTGGCAGTCGGCGCGCGCGGACTACCACGTCGCCGCGGAGAAGCCGTAA